DNA sequence from the Vicia villosa cultivar HV-30 ecotype Madison, WI linkage group LG3, Vvil1.0, whole genome shotgun sequence genome:
tggttagtaatttagggagtgcaactctgaatcaattagaataactaaatacaagataaataactgaattgaaccacgtgattgttgcacacacgcacccttttggggtaacctctctgttgcctattgcctgttgcctgttgcctgtcgcctgttgccttgtgtatttttcgcagaatagccagtccctcgaatacgaggatacctcagccatgttgcctcgattaaaggtcatggtccctaatgatgctgccttcgatacactaacatgacctcgaccctcggaagttgcctacgaaaaaggctgaggtatcttctggttgcctacgaaaggctattctgatccttccccttagactacctgcctctctatggcatgggtcagtctttgggcgaatgatatctcgacgacccttcaacctccaaacgaaaggcttcctgcccacttatggcaaggattgaccctttcattctgaaaggctaaaaagagacctatcatctgagtttaaggtaattgcccctaattgccttgccatgctctattttctatattctttctcaaaattcttcaaaactggctacgctcatttacgagctaaagtccatttttcctctttcatctacattttctgaaaacgagcaagcaaagcaattaagagcccatggcaaaccatggatgcaaagggtgccttacaccttccctttgcataaattaccccccgaacttagatttctttaaaaggttttttttctgtttctttttgcctttctgaatttgtttggataaaattaaagtcggtggcgactcttgcttaccgcgacatttcgatcgataaaaagtcagttcaccgtattacagccagTCAACCGTGACTCGTTCTCTCTCCATCTCTGATTCGCTAGTCTATGAACACTTGGCCCCACTTTGACTcatcttttgaattttttgattttgttgctctttatatatatatatatatatatatatatatatatatatatatatatatatatatatatatatatatatatatatatatatatatatatatatatatatatatatatatatatatatatatatatataaatcgcGAATGGTTATATATCTGAATGAAAGTGCAGCGCGAACGGCCAGAAGAGAATAAACGTGACATGCCAAACTTGGGTTCGAATCATCGCCCAAGgaattttattttaacaaaactCTACTTTCAGATTCAATGTGCGCGTCCTCACATGCCCACTATGCGCCTTCTCATCATCACCATCAGATCCTTCCCAGCACCAGATCCAACGCCCCAGACATGCTCCCCTACCGTAGACACTCCCAAGCTAATTACACCAGATCCAACGCTCAGATTTatgtctttttgtttttttttctttttcagttttttttacttatttgttgtttctttatttttcttttctaaaccAAATTAACCACTTAAGTAAATAGAATTAGGTAAATTAACTAACACCCTTAGCATAATTAGGTGATTAATTAAGATAATATTAGAAAATTAGGATTTAAACTAATTTTAGggtaaaattaattaggtttagtagtttgtttttttattaaataaaataataattaggatttaattttaggtttaattttaattaagttatAATTAGGTTTTTAGGTTTAACCTTTAAACTTCAAAAAACCATAGATAACCATAGAAAACCtttaggtaggtgttgcccattaactgtaGGCTAGATTTTTTACCCttagattttttttaacaattaagTTACCCTTTAAGGTTTAGATTTACCATTTTTGTCTTCAAATCTTGAATTTCTTATTTACACGACCTTCTCTTCTCATATCCTATTCtgtgattgtcgcatgcctttaattttttatttttatttttatttttttctgccatttaagttctagaaaatgtgtataggcttgcaaAAGGTTTTTgttgtaatagcttaggactttttaatttccgcctttaatttcccgcattttaatttccttttcccagagtttttggctatgtatccccccgaagccttgtaatagcgtatgaACTTttaattttctgcctttaattttgcttatattaattgcgtggttagtaaaatagggagtggcaagattATAATTGAACACAACTcacttaatttaaaatattaaatatctgaactaatcacgtgattgttgcatccACACACTTTTAAGGTGACCTCTCTCCTGCTGCCTTCTCGattataatagtcaagtcccttcgagcgtagggataccttagcctgctgccttcgattcaaatcatcatagtccctccgataaaagatcaaagtcccttcgagttgcctacgattaaaaatgatcttgtccctcgatgtcgtCTCGATAAATGAtaatagtcccttcgattgctaatgtatccttacatgttgcctgTATGACTATTCTCGTCAAAgaataggacttcctaccctccttatggtatggatagccctatgACTATACGATGACCCTctatgacccttaacatccaatgaaatgactacctgcctaaaaaattggtatggatagccccttcaaacaaaagacttaaagaacaagaaagacattaaacttagggtaggtagttcttaattgcttgctcaactcaaacaaattcaaaattcttttcacacctcctatttcaaaaatattttcaaagactacactttgtatacatccgtacgaagatcattacaaagttaaagctcttttcgaaactgtttttctaaacacacaatacactctttcaaacaaactaaacaattcaaaagtgagctaagcatttAAGAGCCCATGAAtagccatggatacaaagggtgcttacaccttccctttgtataacctaccccctaactcaaaatatttcaaaggtatttcttgttctttttgcctttcctaaattggataaaataaaagtcggtggtgactcttgctatccgcatattTTCTAAAAGTCAGTTCTTCCACCGTGTTACAGATGTGCTAATGCATAATGATCCAATTGTAGCTTATGCATCTTAGTAGTTGAattctcatgaagagaattatccaacacATGATCTTGAGATAGCTGCTATTGTCTTTGTACTCTAAGTGTTGGGTATTATTTGTATGGTGTCCAGTTGGAGATGTTCATTGACCATACAAGTCTGAAATATCCCTTTGATCAGAAGATGTTGAATATGCGTCAgcggagatggatggagtaccttAAGGATTATGACTTCGAGCTGAAGTATCATCTTGGAAAAGCTAATAAAGTAGCAGAAGCCCTAAGCAGGCATGAAGGGCATACAACTGAACTGATAATGCTAGAGTATGATCTGATGGAAAAGTTTCGCAATCTTGACCTCCATTTCACATGGACTCGAGCTTGTGTCCTAATCAGTAACTTGAGTATCACCTGTGATTCGAGGGAGAGAATCTAATAAGGTCATCTTAGAATATCATACTATCAAAATCTTTATCTTGCTTATAGTGATTTATCATATAAGTTTAGGTCTGTGAAGGATCTATTTCATTGATTATTCTATCTTTAGATTAGATTGCATAGACTCAAaacaacaaataatatattttataacaaaGTTTTCACCTTAATCAATAACATAACCGAGATATAATCCTTGGGTGCGCCGTGTTATATGGAAAACTACCGATAGCAAAAAGTGATATGAAAACACACTTCGAATCTCATTTCATGCAATTTTTGCTTTTGTTTAATTTTCAATTGGTGCATTCCAATTTTTTACTTTCTAaacaaaaaataacatattccCTCAGTTGTAAGAACCAACCGATAAAAAAGGTGAATCAGGGACTAAACTTCAAATTCCATCTTTTCATTATTGTATTAAActctaattttaaaaagaaatttttattaaaataattttagaaaaacAATATGCTCAACCCCGTTCTAAACCATTCAGTACATATTTTCAACCACAATTTCTACGTAAGATAATAAACAAAGAACtctaaaaacaaatataaaaaaaaaacatactacGATTTTGGTTAATCAGGACAACAAAGTACAAATTCATAATACTATTTGGTAACAAAATTGAATGCACATCAAAATGCATTTCTATTTGCTTATATTATTCAtagtaattaaatattataatcaaAATAATGCATCATTCTCTTGACACAACAGTTGTGGAAGCACCAACAGGTTCATCTTCTAATGATGAAATTTGTAATGGAGAATCAGAATTGATAGGACCTTGATGTGGTGGGTCTGATATAATAACATTAATAGGAGGTGGTGGATCAAGGAACTTGGTAGTAGTGGGAATGATGGAACATCTACAAAGTGGACAAGTTGAATTTGTTTGTAGCCAATGATGTATGCAATCAATGTGGAACACATGCTTGCAATATGGAATCTGTTGCAACTCTTCTTTCAACTCAAATTCTCCCAAACATACACAACATCTGTTTCAACACTTTCATATATTAGCTTCATTTCAAAGCTTCACATAAAACCAGACAATATTATATAGTAGTTTATTAAATGAATATAAGTCCGAGATTGAATaatggtatttttttttttaatcaaaaagaagacaaacatataatttttttttattttattctgtttaagaAATAGACCCCTTTGACAAAAATAGTATATGTTATTTTCTCCATtgttgaaagaagaaaaaaaatcattaattctTATATTCTTGTTATCTCTTTTACCACCTTTCTTTTCATGTTGCactttttagaaataaaatagtGGACGCCATTAAATATTCTAATTAGTGATTCATCAAATGAAGATTCTCTAAACAGTTTTTTTAGCTTTCTAAAAACAACATTAGTTGACTATGTAATTTTAAGACAAACCTTAAGGTGATTaaatagagataaaaatatatatttatggaCACCAAATTTTTCATTGCAAAATTGTAACTAATTcagttaaataattaatcaatttacATCATATTAAAAATTGTGGATAAAATTAaccataattttttttggattaaattaacaatatttttactcaaataaaaatcaaatcatattaaaacaagaagaacaagatcaTATATTAACATGGCAAAAAATAACATAGAAACTTACACTGAATCCCTAGCTTGTAAATCCTCATCAAACAAAACTCTAGGAAGTTTGTCCAAGAATTGCACAGCAAAATCCAAACGACGAGGCTATGAGATTATGTAAATAATAATAAGATGATTTAATTAATATGTTAATATAcataattaataataacaataataataataataataataataataataataatatgaataataataattaataataataataataataataataataataataataataataataataataataataataataataataataataatataatgaagTAGTTATTAAAGAACTTACTGAGGAATTAGAGGAATAATAACGATAGGTAGTTGGAGGATTAATCCTTGGAAGCAAGTGTGGAGAGAAAGAAGAAGCTCTTCTCTTGAGATAAAACAagtaaaatagaagaaaaagaataatagAAAAAAGTATAGGAATTGAAAATATAAAAGCTTGATAAAGCTTAAGTTGAAGTTCTTCTGGATACATATGTGGAGGAGGAGGAGAAGAATTTGCAGTTTGTTGAACACTACTCATCATCATATCATTCTTTCTTATATTCATGATTTATCCTTTTGCCACTGCCTCATatataaatacaatttatataagtatataatatatttgtatttaattgaaaaaactttagttgaaaatatacatatacatatgctTACCAAATAGAGTCGagtttctttgtttcttttgggaaaaatatttcttttaactTCCAAAAAGAGACAGAAAGATCATATATATAATATAGTTTTTGTGTattagttattttttaattaaagattGATTAAGAGAGGTGTAGCAATTAATTAGAATTGTTAATTTATAAAGTGAGAGTGATatatattctatatttttttaatgatggGGCAAGGTCATGACCCCTCCACTAGACTCACGTCATGTATCGTAATATTGTTGGCCAAAATCTGGGTTGCTTTCTCTCTGCTTCGTTGCTAGTGCTGACATTCTGTgaaaaattgattaattaattaattaagtgcttaattaGTAGTATGACTGCTACATTTGTAACTGCTCGACTCAATCAACTTGTTTCAATGATATCATCATTGTCAAGTTGATGTTTTGTGAACTGGAAGAAATATTAAGGAATAATCACTCCCTAGAAGATTGTAGCACACTCTTAGACCATGTGCAATGGTGGGTTTATTTGAACtcaacaccacaaaatcatgtgcaatggtgtgtgtagtgtagtgttgagtgtgtgttggaggagagagatgttgagaaaactcaacaccatgTAAACTGACGCAGGGGCTGACGTGGCAGCGGCTGGTTGGTTCAAGACTGGCGCGTGTGGGCCACGCGCTGGCAGTGAGAGTGGGTCATTTTATCAcgcgaagagagaaagagaaaggggATAAGTGCAGCCACGTGGCTGGTCTTGATTGGCTGgccagatttttatccatttaatactttgaactcaattatttcgtttgcaaattaaatttttttttttttaccaaaattcatgatattttttctctataaatagagacttggttcatttgatttggtcacaaaaaaaaaacaagtttttcactatctttctctattattatctttctattagtgttttttttaagttaagtgtctttttttagtgaaatggatctcaataatcattttaacactcaaaattctgctaattttccatttaaccaaaatcccaacaattttcaaaatcccaacaattatcaaaatcccaactattatcaaaatcccaactattatcgtatccaattatttaaataaattttgtttttattacaaaaaaataaaaaaaaattattatgtatttattattttaatttaattttaatcgataattgtaattttatgtaatcataaaaataaaaataaaatttaaataagaatatgaaaataaaaagtggtggggtagggtgttgagtgaaaaaccattggagagggtaaaaattgaatgggtgttgagttattaggtggaagaaagagaaaatgatgtggagtgttgggagttgaaaaagtgggtgttgagtgttgaaaccattgtagataatatataataaaatattaatgttggtttaatttttataacttttacttttttttaaagtaattaatAACTTTTTCCTAATCTATACAAATTGCACTATTTTTGATGTGTAATTGATAAGGTGACATATATTATACTAAGACAAATATACAAATTGAATCTCAAAAAATAGAGACTAGAAGGAAAAAATGGGCTTAAATGTACTTTTGGTCCATGTAAGTTagtgagttttttattttttgttccttgtaagtttttttttttgtctaagttcctatatcttactttttgcttgcggtttagtccctaaagccaaaattcgcaggaaaatctaTAGATTTTTTGCGAATTTTCCgcgaattttgattttagggactcaGACCCAAGAAAAAATTTTACAGGGACATAAATCAAAAATTCGCTAACTTACAAGGACCAAATGTGCATTTAAGCCAAAAAAAATGATACTCTCGAAAAGAAAAGAGTCATTATGTAGCATTAGTTACCTAAAAAGAGATTAAATTGTTCTTCAATCTGGTGTTGTAGAGAATGGAAAAAAAAAAGCTGATAGCCAAAAGTTATTCGAGAGAAAGTTAAAATTAAGCAATTTGGGCTAGTGGTCAGTCTTGCACACATGACATGCCTTAAAACCTAGGCATCTTAAAATGACCTCTAATGTTTTCCCTTCTTTCATGGTTTTCCACTCAAAATTTGTTATTGACCTCCAAAGGTGAATTGAAGTAGACTCGTTCAAGATTACTATGCAAAAATAATGGGCTCAAAATGATAAGAAATGAGCAAGTTATGATCCTTTGAAGTGGACACACAATTCCTTGAACTTTCaaaggaggacctataatgtcttctCACTTTTGATGACTTTCTTCACAAACTTTCCTCTTGACTTGTAAAGAGAAGTTGTTGAAGGTGTCAAAGAGAGACATTTGCAAAAAGAAGCActcaaaaatgttgaaaattgaaaGAGTTATGCCCTTGTGATCATAGAATCAAGGACTTGTTAAATTAGGTCAAACTTCTTAAATCAACtttgaatctcttgaactttCCTTGAATTTTAAAGCATGAGGATATATATGAGActttgaaatgatattttattaaagCACACTTGATTGTAAGGCTCATAGcttgatgaaacttgttgaagaaggcatggaaataaacacatgaacctatgAAGTTTTTTGATGAATCAAGCCTCATGATCTTgagtagagctgtcaaataagccCAACTTTTCAAAGCCCCAATTTTTTAGCCCCATTAAAGCCCTACTTTATTAAGCCCTTTGTTAATGAGAAATTTTTTAagccccataattttaggccccttaattaatgtgttatttttgggccctattgaggggccttattttgtttcaaaaatttcatttCCGTACTAGATTGGATCTCTTCTCTAATATCTACAAGACTACAACCACATTGTTTTTCTTCTCCTAACAAATATCATTATTTCAACTGTCAGCATATATATTTCCAAATtacatattttcaaatttttgttggagTAAGTCGGATTTTCGACTTGACTATCTACAAAATATtactttaatttgattattatttttcttagaaAGTAGAATGACAATTAAAAAAAGTAGTTCATTATTATAGATTAAAATTGGGCAGCAAGAACTTTTTAATGCTATTATATCGATAACCAAACTTCACATTATATTAGATTGTATAATATCCCAAATTCAatttattctaaaataaaaagaatttcgttttatattagtaaatatataaaaaaaattaagatggataatgaaagaaaaagtggTATAATCGAGGTGTCTAATATTATTTAACTACTTATGaattttgattgaatttttttcatttcaaacttttaatatatatatatatatatatatatatatatatatatatatatatatatatatatatatatatatatatatatatatatatatatatatatatatatatatatatatatatatatatatatatatatgtataatggCAGTtgaaaaagataaaattattatgaaaaaaaaaagaaaataaaaatttgggGACTTATGGTGATTGTTAAGAACGTGGGAGAGAAAGAGATGAGgaaagaataatttattttgtgGGTGGTATATTATAACATATCCCAGAATATATTGATCTAATGGTTATTTTTTAAGGCTCACCATGAACCATTTGGATGATGACTCACCCTAGATGCcaccattttttattattttattttttaaattaaaattaaaattttatttgatttggggCCTAATGGCCCTCTTTTAAATTTTGGGGCCTTTTAAATTTGGGCCCTATTTGTTTAAGGGcctattatttttgaatttttttaaggcCCCATTATTATGGGGCTGGGGCTCAAATTAATTGGCCCCATAAATTGACACCTCTAATCTTGAgataaacttgatcaaatgaagttAAGAGATGCTCAAGATATAACAAATAATGAAGAGGACACTTCATTTGAAATTCAAGTCAATTAGCTTCCATGAATGATCAATTGATTGAGGGTCGATCCTGAAAACCCTAACTTTAGGAGAAAGTATGATAGCTCTTGGTTCAATCACCTACAATGCAAAGCTTTGAAAGACAAAGacataatttttgtattttggttagtgtaacatactccctccgtcccaaattataaga
Encoded proteins:
- the LOC131655934 gene encoding probable E3 ubiquitin-protein ligase RHA4A, encoding MNIRKNDMMMSSVQQTANSSPPPPHMYPEELQLKLYQAFIFSIPILFSIILFLLFYLFYLKRRASSFSPHLLPRINPPTTYRYYSSNSSPRRLDFAVQFLDKLPRVLFDEDLQARDSVCCVCLGEFELKEELQQIPYCKHVFHIDCIHHWLQTNSTCPLCRCSIIPTTTKFLDPPPPINVIISDPPHQGPINSDSPLQISSLEDEPVGASTTVVSRE